A window of the Mus pahari chromosome 1, PAHARI_EIJ_v1.1, whole genome shotgun sequence genome harbors these coding sequences:
- the LOC110318096 gene encoding ATP synthase subunit f, mitochondrial-like: MASLPVARKKLELKPGELPSWILMQVFTPSGIAGAFQRGDDWYYKYINVQKGSISGMNMALAAYVVFSYYISYKELKHEWQCKYH; the protein is encoded by the exons ATGGCAAGTCTTCCAGTAGCTAGAAAGAAGCTGGAGC TCAAACCTGGAGAGCTGCCGAGCTGGATACTGATGCAGGTTTTCACCCCCAGTGGCATTGCAGGAGCCTTTCAGAGAGGGGATGACTGGTATTACAAATACATCAACGTTCAGAAAGGCAGCATTTCAGGGATGAACATGGCGCTGGCTGCCTATGTGGTTTTCAGCTACTACATTTCTTACAAGGAACTCAAACATGAGTGGCAATGCAAGTACCATTGA